One Fibrobacter sp. UBA4297 DNA window includes the following coding sequences:
- a CDS encoding TPM domain-containing protein produces the protein MKKRILSILFILLLAIPVAAGFRVNKAGLPKRPQNSYVYDEDRLLTKQEVQFINALSEELYKKAGFGLAVALIHDIGFADFRDYALNIAESWGIGGKSNEGVLIFAAMKQHKRSVEVGYGAEGYLPDVLVERLQQKTIVPAFRVEKYGQGVITLAWEIAQIVAKEKGITLEVNTDQLPQEEENNPFGLVLVIFVILFLLVSKNGGGRGNGCLWFLLGNALSNSSRGHHRGGFGGGFGGFGGGGFGGGFGGGFGGGSFGGGGSGGSW, from the coding sequence ATGAAAAAAAGAATTTTATCGATACTGTTCATTCTGTTGCTCGCAATACCTGTTGCGGCAGGTTTTCGCGTAAACAAGGCCGGGCTCCCAAAGCGTCCGCAAAACAGTTACGTGTACGATGAAGACCGCCTGCTCACGAAGCAAGAAGTGCAGTTCATCAACGCACTTTCTGAAGAGCTTTACAAGAAGGCTGGCTTTGGACTTGCGGTGGCGCTTATCCATGACATTGGCTTTGCGGACTTTAGAGATTATGCCTTGAACATTGCCGAAAGTTGGGGCATTGGCGGCAAATCGAACGAAGGCGTCTTGATTTTTGCGGCAATGAAACAGCACAAGCGCAGTGTCGAAGTCGGCTACGGCGCTGAAGGTTACTTGCCCGACGTGCTCGTGGAAAGACTCCAGCAAAAGACAATTGTCCCAGCATTTAGAGTTGAAAAGTACGGCCAAGGAGTCATAACGCTCGCCTGGGAAATTGCGCAAATCGTTGCTAAAGAAAAAGGCATTACGCTTGAGGTCAACACCGACCAGCTTCCGCAAGAAGAAGAAAACAACCCGTTTGGGCTAGTACTCGTGATTTTCGTGATTCTGTTCTTGCTCGTTTCGAAAAACGGCGGCGGACGCGGAAACGGTTGCCTTTGGTTCCTGCTAGGAAACGCGCTCAGCAACAGCAGTCGCGGCCACCACCGCGGCGGCTTCGGCGGGGGCTTTGGCGGTTTTGGCGGAGGCGGCTTTGGGGGCGGCTTCGGCGGTGGATTTGGAGGAGGCAGCTTTGGCGGTGGCGGCTCCGGCGGAAGCTGGTAA